In Fusarium falciforme chromosome 9, complete sequence, the following are encoded in one genomic region:
- a CDS encoding NMO domain-containing protein produces MTTPGPITTPLTSLLGIQHPIVLAGMARTSGGRLAAAVSNAGGLGVIGGFMYTPDQLREIIAEMKANFSRPDLPFGVDLALPQIGGNARKTNHDYTGGKLDELIDITIESGAKLFVSAVGVPPKEVIERLHDKGILVMNMVGHPKHAVKALELGVDMVCAQGGEGGGHTGDVANSVLIPAVADVAAKYHPPLLKGLPALVLAAGGISSGRSLASSLMQGAAGVWVGTRFVASVEAGCSEEHKNEVVSCGFDETQRTLVISGRPLRMKTNEYIRKWHDKPEEIRQLCDKGVVPLEHDLDEGADVDLPYLMGQVAGAITSVQPAGEIVDEMVKEAVEMLKLGGTYLTAKPRL; encoded by the exons ATGACGACCCCAGGCCCCATCACAACACCTCTCACCTCCCTGCTGGGCATCCAGCATCCCATCGTCCTCGCCGGCATGGCCAGGACATCCGGAGGCCGCCTTGCTGCCGCGGTATCCAACGCCGGCGGACTGGGTGTCATCGGCGGCTTCATGTACACGCCCGACCAGCTCCGTGAGATCATCGCCGAGATGAAGGCTAATTTTTCACGACCTGACCTGCCGTTTGGCGTCGACCTCGCGCTACCTCAGATTGGAGGGAACGCGCGAAAGACGAACCATGATTACACGGGTGGAAAGTTGGATGAGCTGATTGATATCACTATTGAGAGCGGTGCCAAGTTGTTTGTTAGTGCGGTTGGTGTGCCGCCTAAGGAGGTGATTGAGAGGCTTCATGACAAGGGGATTTTGGTGATGAACATGGTTGGACATCCAAAGCATGCG GTGAAAGcgcttgagcttggtgtcGACATGGTCTGCGCTCAGGGCGGCGAAGGAGGCGGCCACACAGGCGATGTTGCCAACTCGGTCCTTATCCCTGCTGTTGCAGACGTGGCAGCCAAGTAtcaccctcctcttctcaagGGTCTTCCTGCGCTGGTGCTCGCGGCAGGTGGAATTTCGTCTGGACGCAGCCTTGCGAGCTCGCTGATGCAGGGAGCGGCTGGTGTTTGGGTTGGCACGCGGTTTGTGGCCTCTGTTGAGGCGGGATGCAGTGAGGAGCACAAGAACGAGGTTGTCTCGTGTGGATTTGATGAGACGCAGCGGACACTTGTGATATCTGGAAGGccgttgaggatgaagacgaatGAGTATATTCGGAAGTGGCACGACAAGCCCGAAGAGATACGACAGCTATGCGATAAGGGAGTGGTACCTCTCGAGCACGACCTCGATGAAGGGGCAGATGTAGACTTGCCTTATCTCATGGGGCAGGTTGCTGGAGCCATCACGAGCGTGCAGCCAGCTGGGGAGATTGTCGATgagatggtcaaggaggCGGTTGAGATGCTGAAGCTAGGGGGGACGTATCTGACGGCCAAGCCCAGGCTGTGA